The Bos indicus x Bos taurus breed Angus x Brahman F1 hybrid chromosome 25, Bos_hybrid_MaternalHap_v2.0, whole genome shotgun sequence genome has a window encoding:
- the ZAN gene encoding LOW QUALITY PROTEIN: zonadhesin (The sequence of the model RefSeq protein was modified relative to this genomic sequence to represent the inferred CDS: deleted 1 base in 1 codon): MDKKKGPNFRKAHNRGGSAVLGNDENYIFFPLFLSLSKSTPRKEKPPDWKPLARSSRENSILTQCDFEDDSRPLCDWSQATKDDGDWTRESRPFLASGTAPPGGYPSGEGYYLHMDSSAFHPGGVARLRSPPIWDQGPLCVRFAYFMFGLSWGAQLKLWLASGAKGKHPNLLWKHVNTQSPSWIPTAVTVPLGLVLPSRLTFEGVWGSTTYLDIALDAISIHRGSCNRVCMMQTCNFDTLKDLCGWSWISTASGAKWVQKKGPTGVQDVGPEGDFSSPGDGYYMLLDPKNAKASQKSVLLSPLIQSSGCLSLSFHYLLRGRSPGAGFMAYASVLGSIRKHTIFSGQPGPNWQPVSVNYTGQGQIQFTLMGVFAKIPEPAVAVDAISIAPCGESFPQCDFEDKDHPFCDWVQVLQDGGRWTQGSANTLIHGTGPFGIALSGESHFVYLEANKFSQEGQSYKLVSRPFCAPGAICVAFTYHMDGRGKGTKLRLLLGSPAGSPPSSLWERVGSQGPDWLNDSMTIPSGHQQPMQLMFEVERGSHAAFVVALGFIFIGQGTCQGKTGPQAPERGPRPPTGPSETPVTPEETSTTSSEISPVPTEKPVAATEKPTVPSETPTVPTEKPVVTAEKLTVPTERPTVPTEKPTILPEEPTFLPEGPTIPTEKPTVPTEKTTIPSKKTTIPTKKTTIPTEKTTIPTEKTTIPTEKPMVPTEKTTIPTEKVTVPTEKTTIPTEKTTIPIEKVTVPTEKTTIPTEKTTIPTEKPMVPTEKTTIPTEKTTISTEKVTVPTEKTTIPTEKTTIPTEKVTVPTEKTTIPTEKTTIPTEKPMVPTEKTTIPTEKTTIPTEKVTVPTEKTTIPTEKTTIPTEKPMVPTEKTTIPTEKTTISTEKVTVPTEKTTIPTEKTTISTEKATVPTEKTTIPTEKTTIPTEKVTVPTEKTTIPTEKTTISTEKATVPTEKTTIPTEKATVPTKTTTIPTEETTISTEKNTVPTEKTTISTKKTTIPTEKTTVPTKKTTIPTKKTTIPTEKPTVPTERPTPPMTPQPSPALVPTQPTVFTKPSTSVTPVTPATTTTPRPTPATCPPNAHYERCACPASCQSPKPTCGLLCKPGCVCNSGFLFHDSRCINASSCNCFYNENYYKSGTEWFSPNCTERCRCQPGSQIECQPYKCGTNTVCQLKHGQYRCHPYGTATCFVYGDPHYFTFDGRYFNFMGKCTYLLAQPCGNSTEPFFRVTVKNEQRGLEGVSCLSKVSVTLSETTITLLKGRHTLVGGQRVTLPAIPSGGVFLTPSGRFVQLQTAFGLRVRWDGDQQLYVRVPSTYSSKLCGFCGNYDGDSSNDNQKPDGRPARDEKELGHSWQISEDEDQACQENQASLPSCDTDLKNTLSSPEHCGRLVVANGAFQACLPHLKVSSFFHNCKLDMCNFQGLQQILCAHMSALTETCQEAGYAVKPWRGPQFCPLACPPNSRYTLCAKLCPDTCHSTFLGMACQNRCVEGCECNQGFVLSGLQCVPRSECGCLDPTAGYFKIGERWFKPGCRQLCICEGTNRTRCVPWQCQAQEMCGQQDGTYGCHPQGSATCTVWGDPHYLTFDGALHHFMGTCTYILTRPCLLKSLENYFFVSATNEFRGGNLEASYVKAVQVQAFGIRVWMLKGRKVMLDGRQVALPLWFAHGRMTVRSSGSFILLYTDFGLQVRYDGYHLVEVTAPSSYAGRLCGMCGNYNNNSLDDNLQPDKRPAVNSVRLGASWKLNELSESGCFAADARPPRCLEKNATDPWSKNCDILVNPQGPFSTCHRVVSPQASFASCVYGQCGTKGDAFTLCRSLQAYASLCARAGQVLTWRSSTFCPLKCPSGSRYSPCADPCPGTCLSLSTPSYCPSSLPCAEGCECQRGHILSGTTCVPLSECGCTSPGGAYHPVGERWYTDNTCSRLCTCSIHNNISCLQTSCKPGQMCWPRDGLMRCRGAGMGVCQIQDRSQYISFDGSYHAVRGACTYVLAKTCHSTMDLPFFKISGKNGKQQDQAHTFYLRKVYVHVFNTLVTLKKDHVLINGTWVPLPATSQIRGVKVISRDGYMVLTISIGVEVKFDGSGFLEIEIPKAYYGKTCGMCGNFNGEEEDELLMPNDELAPDDITYVDSWQDKEIDPSCRDDDKAEEESEEPETTCQPADLERAKEQCQAVFQTPGWARCASRVILSPFLVRCTDSLCEFGGLSSTLCQSLQAFATACQARGIRPPIWRNSSFCPLDCPPNYVYTNCFPHCPPTCDNPEGRCKGSSGPSVCQEGCVCEPGYVLKERRCVPRSQCGCRDARGRFLPEGNAWFSNSCSQRCTCGAGAIQCRPFACPEGSRCEINEDDKEICKPYKSERCTVYGDPTYRTFDGLGYRFQGRMTYYLVKTVDVLPTGVEPFIVEGRNKMYASHNPVFLHEIIVMVYGYTVQLQHELELVVNGQKVTAPYEPVDQLRVSLRSDRLFVITDFELVVSFNGKNNAVISLPLTYRKLVLGLCGNCDQNKRNDFMLPNGAVTQNLLAFGNSWEVKMTEGSLPRVSRAVQEEEVKEEAALGFLDVSGCHPEELQLINRTQACGVLADPEGPFAVCHQTVAPEPFLEHCVSDLCATRDPKEQEGLRCQVLSGLVMSSQYCLPELYDTLPGLLCHAGSPPGLQGPLCGGLCQPPGLCLQRSPEPPLAHCGCTENGIYYQQGDSFVNDDCSQRCTCARTGFLLCEPLGCSPGEVCTLGNLTRGCFRDSPCLQNPCQNDGRCREQGTHFTCECEPGYGGDRCMEPQDVPPPEKPASNFASILLPLLVPMVVIVPAAVTRGCISRRKGRR, encoded by the exons ATGGATAAAAAGAAAGGACCAAACTTCCGGAAAGCTCACAATCGTGGAGGCTCAGCAGTTCTTGGTAATGATGAGaactacatttttttccccctctttctctctctttccaaatCAACACCAAGGAAAGAGAAGCCTCCAGACTGGAAGCCCCTTGCTCGCAGCTCGCGGGAAAACT ccaTTCTCACCCAGTGTGATTTTGAGGATGACTCCAGACCCCTCTGTGATTGGAGCCAAGCGACTAAAGACGATGGAGACTGGACTCGAGAAAGCAGGCCCTTCCTCGCCAGCGGCACTGCCCCTCCCGGGGGGTACCCCAGTGGAG AGGGCTACTACCTGCACATGGACTCCAGCGCCTTCCACCCGGGCGGGGTGGCCCGCCTGCGAAGCCCCCCTATATGGGACCAGGGCCCCCTCTGTGTGCGCTTCGCCTACTTCATGTTTGGGCTGTCGTGGGGTGCCCAACTCAAGCTGTGGCTGGCCTCAGGCGCCAAGGGCAAGCACCCCAACCTGCTGTGGAAACACGTGAACACGCAAAGCCCCTCCTGGATCCCCACCGCTGTCACGGTGCCTCTGGGGCTCGTCCTGCCCAGCCGG CTGACATTCGAAGGCGTGTGGGGCAGCACGACTTATCTGGACATCGCTCTGGACGCTATCTCCATCCATCGGGGCTCCTGCAATCGGG tCTGCATGATGCAGACGTGCAACTTTGACACTCTAAAAGATCTCTGCGGCTGGAGCTGGATCTCGACGGCCTCTGGGGCCAAGTGGGTCCAGAAGAAGGGGCCGACGGGGGTGCAGGACGTGGGGCCTGAGGGAGACTTCTCTAGCCCTGGGG ATGGCTATTACATGCTCCTGGACCCCAAGAATGCAAAAGCGAGTCAGAAATCTGTCCTCCTGAGCCCCCTGATCCAGTCCTCCGGCTGCCTGAGTCTCTCCTTTCACTACCTCCTCCGTGGCCGGTCTCCTGGTGCAGGCTTCATGGCCTATGCATCTGTCTTGG GCAGCATCCGGAAACACACCATTTTCTCAGGACAACCTGGACCCAACTGGCAGCCTGTCTCTGTCAATTACACAGGCCAGGGACAGATTCAG tTCACCTTGATGGGTGTGTTTGCCAAGATCCCAGAGCCAGCGGTGGCCGTGGATGCAATCAGCATTGCTCCCTGTGGGG AGAGCTTTCCTCAGTGTGACTTTGAAGACAAGGACCACCCCTTCTGTGACTGGGTCCAGGTATTACAGGATGGCGGACGCTGGACCCAGGGAAGTGCAAATACGCTCATCCATGGCACAGGTCCCTTCGGAATCGCCCTCAGTGGAG AAAGTCACTTCGTCTACCTTGAGGCTAACAAGTTCTCCCAGGAAGGCCAGTCTTACAAACTGGTGAGCCGGCCCTTCTGTGCCCCGGGTGCCATCTGTGTGGCCTTCACCTACCACATGGATGGCCGTGGAAAGGGCACGAAGCTCAGGCTTCTGCTGGGGAGCCCTGCGGGCAGCCCCCCAAGTTCTCTCTGGGAACGAGTTGGGTCTCAGGGCCCTGACTGGCTGAACGACTCCATGACCATCCCTTCGGGACATCAACAACCTATGCAG CTGATGTTTGAGGTCGAGAGGGGCTCCCACGCTGCCTTCGTCGTTGCTTTGGGTTTCATCTTCATCGGTCAGGGGACCTGTCAAGGTAAGACAGGACCCCAGGCCCCGGAAAGGGGGCCAC GTCCCCCTACTGGCCCTTCTGAAACCCCTGTGACCCCTGAAGAAACATCCACCACCTCCAGTGAAATATCCCCTGTCCCCACAGAAAAACCTGTGGCCGCCACAGAAAAACCAACTGTCCCCAGTGAAACACCCACTGTCCCCACAGAAAAGCCTGTGGTTACCGCAGAAAAGCTGACTGTTCCCACAGAAAGACCTACAGTTCCCACAGAAAAGCCCACCATCCTCCCTGAAGAACCCACCTTCCTTCCGGAAGGGCCCACCATCCCCACAGAAAAGCCCACTGTCCCCACCGAAAAGACCACCATTCCCAGTAAAAAGACCACCATCCCCACTAAAAAGACCACCATCCCCACAGAAAA GACCACCATCCCCACTGAAAAAACAACCATCCCCACAGAAAAACCCATGGTCCCCACAGAAAAGACCACCATTCCCACAGAAAAAGTCACTGTCCCCACAGAAAAGACCACCATTCCCACTGAAAAAAcaaccatccccatagaaaaagTCACTGTCCCCACAGAAAAGACTACCATTCCCACAGAAAAAACAACCATCCCCACAGAAAAACCCATGGTCCCCACAGAAAAGACCACCATTCCCACAGAAAAAACAACCATTTCCACAGAAAAAGTCACTGTCCCCACAGAAAAGACTACCATTCCCACAGAAAAAACAACCATCCCCACAGAAAAAGTCACTGTCCCCACAGAAAAGACTACCATTCCCACAGAAAAAACAACCATCCCCACAGAAAAACCCATGGTCCCCACAGAAAAGACTACCATTCCCACAGAAAAAACAACCATCCCCACAGAAAAAGTCACTGTCCCCACAGAAAAGACTACCATTCCCACAGAAAAAACAACCATCCCCACAGAAAAACCCATGGTCCCCACAGAAAAGACCACCATTCCCACAGAAAAAACAACCATTTCCACAGAAAAAGTCACTGTCCCCACAGAAAAGACCACCATTCCCACAGAAAAAACAACCATCTCCACAGAAAAAGCCACTGTCCCCACAGAAAAGACCACCATTCCCACAGAAAAAAcaaccatccccacggaaaaagTCACTGTCCCCACAGAAAAGACCACCATTCCCACTGAAAAAACAACCATCTCCACAGAAaaagccactgttcccactgaaAAGACCACCATTCCCACAGAAAAAGCCACTGTCCCCACCAAAACGACCACCATTCCCACTGAAGAAACAACCATCTCCACAGAAAAAAACACTGTTCCCACTGAAAAGACCACCATTTCCACTAAAAAGACCACCATTCCCACAGAAAAAACCACTGTCCCCACCAAAAAGACCACCATTCCCACTAAAAAGACCACCATCCCCACAGAAAAGCCCACTGTCCCCACTGAAAGGCCCACACCTCCCATgacaccccagcccagcccagctcttGTACCCACTCAGCCGACAGTCTTCACGAAGCCAAGTACCTCCGTGACCCCTGTGACCCCAGCCACCACTACAACCCCGAGACCTACTCCCG CCACGTGCCCTCCGAATGCCCACTATGAACGCTGTGCCTGCCCAGCGTCCTGCCAGAGCCCCAAGCCCACCTGTGGTCTCCTTTGCAAGCCTGGCTGTGTCTGCAACTCAGGCTTTCTGTTCCATGACTCCCGCTGCATCAATGCCTCTTCCTGTAATTGCTTCTACAATGAAAATTACTACAAG TCAGGGACAGAGTGGTTCAGCCCCAACTGCACAGAACGTTGCCGCTGCCAGCCTGGCAGTCAGATAGAGTGCCAGCCCTATAAGTGCGGGACAAACACAGTGTGCCAACTGAAGCATGGCCAGTACAGATGCCACCCCTATG GCACTGCCACCTGCTTCGTCTATGGAGACCCTCATTACTTCACCTTCGACGGGAGGTACTTTAACTTCATGGGCAAGTGCACCTACCTCTTGGCCCAACCCTGTGGCAACTCGACAG AGCCGTTTTTCAGGGTAACAGTGAAGAATGAGCAGCGAGGCCTGGAGGGGGTGTCCTGCCTGAGCAAGGTCTCTGTGACTCTGtctgagaccaccatcaccctgctCAAGGGCAGACACACGCTG GTTGGGGGTCAGCGAGTCACCCTCCCGGCCATACCTTCTGGAGGCGTCTTCTTGACTCCAAGCGGGCGGTTTGTGCAGCTGCAGACGGCGTTCGGTCTGCGGGTGAGATGGGATGGTGACCAGCAGCTGTATGTGCGTGTGCCCAG CACCTACTCCAGCAAACTCTGTGGTTTCTGTGGCAACTACGACGGCGACAGTAGCAACGACAACCAGAAGCCGGATGGCAGACCAGCACGAGATGAGAAGGAGCTGGGTCACAGCTGGCAGATCTCGGAGGATGAGGACCAGGC GTGCCAGGAGAACCAGGCATCTCTCCCATCTTGTGATACTGACTTGAAGAACACATTGTCGAGTCCGGAGCACTGCGGACGGCTCGTGGTCGCTAACGGAGCCTTTCA GGCCTGCCTGCCTCACCTCAAGGTCTCTTCCTTCTTCCACAACTGCAAGCTTGACATGTGCAACTTCCAGGGGCTGCAGCAGATACTGTGTGCCCACATGTCGGCCTTGACTGAGACCTGCCAGGAAGCCGGCTACGCCGTGAAGCCCTGGAGGGGACCCCAGTTCTGCC CGCTGGCCTGCCCACCCAACAGCAGATACACCCTGTGTGCCAAGCTGTGCCCTGACACCTGCCATTCCACATTCTTGGGCATGGCCTGCCAGAACCGCTGCGTGGAAGGCTGCGAGTGCAACCAGGGCTTCGTCCTCAGCGGGCTCCAGTGCGTCCCCCGGTCCGAGTGTGGCTGCCTCGACCCCACGGCCGGCTACTTCAAG ATAGGGGAGCGGTGGTTCAAGCCAGGCTGCAGACAGCTCTGCATCTGTGAGGGCACCAACAGAACTCGCTGTGTGCCGTGGCAGTGCCAGGCCCAGGAGATGTGCGGTCAGCAGGATGGCACCTATGGCTGCCACCCTCAAG GGTCGGCCACCTGCACTGTCTGGGGGGATCCCCACTACCTGACATTCGATGGAGCCCTGCACCACTTCATGGGCACCTGCACCTACATCCTGACCCGGCCTTGCTTGTTGAAGTCCCTGGAGAATTACTTCTTTGTGAGCGCCACCAACGAGTTCCGCGGCGGAAACTTGGAGGCCTCCTACGTCAAAGCCGTCCAGGTGCAGGCCTTCGGCATCAGAGTCTGGATGCTCAAAGGCCGCAAGGTCATG CTGGATGGTCGCCAGGTGGCTCTGCCCCTGTGGTTTGCCCACGGCCGGATGACCGTGAGGTCCAGTGGCTCCTTTATCCTCCTCTACACGGACTTCGGGCTTCAAGTTCGCTACGACGGGTACCACCTGGTGGAAGTGACTGCTCCCTCCTCCTACGCCGGCCGGCTCTGTGGGATGTGTG GGAACTACAACAACAACAGCCTGGACGACAATCTGCAGCCTGATAAGAGACCTGCTGTCAACTCCGTGCGCTTGGGGGCCTCCTGGAAGCTAAATGAGTTATCTGAATCTGG CTGCTTTGCTGCAGATGCCAGGCCCCCCAGGTGCCTGGAAAAGAATGCAACTGACCCCTGGAGTAAGAACTGTGATATCTTAGTGAATCCTCAGG GACCCTtctccacatgccacagggtggTGTCCCCGCAGGCCAGCTTCGCCAGCTGTGTGTACGGCCAGTGTGGGACCAAGGGCGATGCCTTCACCCTGTGCCGCTCCCTGCAGGCCTACGCGTCCCTGTGTGCCCGTGCCGGCCAGGTCCTCACCTGGCGGAGCAGCACCTTCTGCC CTCTGAAGTGCCCGTCAGGCAGCAGATACAGCCCCTGCGCCGACCCCTGCCCGGGCACCTGTCTCAGCCTGAGCACCCCGTCGTACTGCCCGTCTTCACTGCCCTGTGCCGAGGGCTGTGAGTGTCAGAGAGGCCACATCCTGAGTGGGACCACCTGTGTGCCCCTCAGCGAGTGTGGCTGCACCAGCCCTGGGGGCGCCTACCACCCG GTTGGGGAGAGATGGTACACGGACAACACGTGTTCTCGGCTCTGCACCTGCTCCATCCACAACAACATCTCCTGCCTCCAAACCTCCTGCAAGCCTGGCCAGATGTGCTGGCCCCGCGATGGGCTGATGCGGTGCCGGGGGGCAG GGATGGGAGTGTGCCAGATCCAGGACAGGTCCCAGTACATAAGCTTCGATGGCAGTTACCATGCCGTCCGGGGCGCCTGCACTTACGTCTTGGCGAAAACGTGCCACTCCACCATggacctgcctttcttcaagatcaGTGGCAAGAATGGGAAGCAGCAAGACCAAGCCCACACTTTCTACCTCCGCAAGGTCTACGTACACGTCTTTAATACTCTGGTCACCCTGAAGAAGGACCACGTGCTG ATCAATGGCACATGGGTCCCCCTGCCCGCGACCTCCCAGATCCGGGGGGTCAAAGTCATTTCCAGGGATGGCTACATGGTGCTCACCATCAGCATTGGGGTGGAAGTCAAGTTTGATGGCAGTGGTTTCCTTGAGATCGAAATCCCGAAAGCCTATTATGGAAAG ACCTGCGGCATGTGCGGGAACTTCAACGGTGAGGAAGAGGATGAACTACTGATGCCTAATGATGAGCTAGCCCCAGATGACATCACGTATGTGGACAGCTGGCAAGATAAGGAGATCGACCCAAG TTGCCGAGATGATGACAAGGCCGAAGAAGAATCGGAGGAGCCAGAAACGACCTGCCAGCCAGCTGACCTGGAGAGAGCCAAGGAGCAATGCCAGGCAGTCTTTCAGACTCCAGGCTGGGCAAGGTGTGCCAGCCGCGTGATCCTCAGTCCCTTCTTGGTCAGATGCACCGACAGCCTCTGTGAGTTTGGAGGCCTGAGCAGCACCCTCTGCCAGTCTCTGCAAGCCTTCGCGACCGCCTGCCAAGCCCGGGGCATCAGGCCTCCCATCTGGAGAAACAGCAGCTTCTGCC CTCTGGACTGCCCCCCCAACTACGTCTACACCAACTGCTTTCCCCACTGCCCCCCAACCTGCGACAACCCAGAAGGCCGGTGCAAAGGCTCCAGCGGTCCCTCCGTCTGCCAGGAGGGCTGCGTCTGTGAGCCCGGCTACGTGCTCAAGGAGCGGCGGTGTGTGCCCAGGAGTCAGTGTGGCTGCCGGGACGCCCGGGGCAGATTCCTCCCC GAGGGTAACGCGTGGTTCTCCAACAGCTGCTCCCAGAGGTGTACCTGCGGGGCGGGAGCCATTCAGTGCCGGCCCTTTGCCTGCCCCGAAGGCTCCCGGTGTGAGATCAACGAAGACGACAAAGAAATCTGCAAACCCTACA AGTCGGAGCGATGCACGGTTTATGGGGACCCCACTTACCGCACGTTTGATGGCCTCGGCTACCGTTTCCAGGGCCGCATGACCTACTACCTGGTCAAGACCGTGGATGTGCTCCCCACTGGCGTGGAGCCCTTCATTGTGGAGGGACGCAACAAGATGTATGCGTCTCACAACCCCGTTTTCCTGCATGAAATCATCGTGATGGTCTATGGCTACACGGTCCAGCTCCAGCACGAACTGGAGCTTGTT GTCAATGGTCAGAAGGTGACTGCCCCCTATGAGCCCGTCGACCAGCTGCGGGTCTCCCTACGAAGCGATCGCCTGTTTGTGATCACGGACTTTGAGCTGGTGGTCAGCTTCAACGGAAAGAACAATGCAG TGATCTCCCTGCCCCTCACTTACCGGAAGCTCGTGCTCGGCCTGTGCGGCAACTGCGACCAGAACAAGAGGAATGACTTTATGCTGCCCAACGGGGCCGTCACCCAGAATCTCCTGGCTTTTGGCAACAGCTGGGAGGTAAAGATGACCGAGGGAAGCTTGCCCCGCGTCTCAAG GGCTGTACAGGaggaggaagtgaaagaggaagcgGCGCTAGGCTTTCTTGATGTGTCGGGATGCCACCCGGAGGAGCTGCAGCTCATCAACCGCACCCAGGCGTGTGGGGTGCTGGCGGACCCCGAGGGCCCCTTTGCTGTCTGTCACCAGACTGTGGCCCCCGAGCCCTTCCTGGA GCACTGTGTGTCTGACCTGTGTGCCACCCGCGACCCCAAGGAGCAGGAGGGGCTGCGTTGCCAGGTCCTCAGCGG CCTTGTCATGTCCAGCCAATACTGTCTACCAGAGCTGTATGACACCCTGCCCGGCCTCCTGTGCCACGCTGGCAGCCCCCCGGGGCTGCAAGGGCCCCTGTGTGGAGGGCTGTGCCAGCCTCCCGGGCTATGTCTACAGCGGAGCCCAGAGCCT CCCCTGGCCCACTGCGGCTGCACCGAGAACGGCATCTACTACCAG CAGGGGGACAGCTTCGTGAATGACGACTGCTCCCAGCGCTGCACCTGCGCGCGCACGGGGTTCCTGCTATGTGAGCCCCTCGGCTGCAGCCCTGGGGAGGTCTGCACCCTGGGGAACCTCACTCGTGGCTGCTTCCGAG ACAGCCCGTGCCTACAGAACCCCTGTCAGAATGATGGGCGGTGCCGGGAGCAGGGAACGCACTTCACCTGTGAGTGTGAACCTGGTTACGGGGGAGACCGTTGCATGGAGCCGCAGGATGTACCTCCCCCTGAAAAGCCAG CATCCAACTTTGCCTCCATCCTGTTGCCATTGCTGGTGCCCATGGTGGTCATAGTGCCAGCGGCGGTGACCAGAGGATGCATTTccaggaggaaagggaggaggtgA